CCTCAATTCGCCAATATCTGCACATTCCAGTAGCTTAAGTGAAAGCTTACTATTAAACATGTAGATCATCTCATTGCGGCTAGCCATGCCCATCAAGGATGTGATCTCCTCCTCTAACTGCTGTACCCGACTACGTAGCATCTCTTGCTGACGCTCAACCAAAGAGACGGCACCACGCTGCGCATGTGGAATTCGCATAGCCAACAGCAGCTCAGGATAACGACTGAAAAAATCAGGATTATCCAATAAGTATTCTCGAATGAGTATCTCATCGAAAGGCAGTGGTTTCTTCACCTTAGTCATTTCGGTCATGTTTGTATCTGTCCGTCATATACGTGCTCTGCAGGTCCCGTCATCCATAAGGGCTTACCCTCTCCCTCCCAATTAATGGTCAGGGTTCCGCCGGGTAGATCCACACGGACTCGATTATCGAGTTTACCTTGTAACTGACCCACTACCGCCGCAGCGCATGCCCCAGTACCACAAGCAAGCGTCTCTGCCGCGCCTCGTTCATATACTCTAAGTTTAATATGTCCGGAGTTAATCACCTGCATAAAACCAACATTCACTCCCTTTGGGAAGCGCTCATGCTGAGTCAATAAGGCGCCAATCCCCTCGACATCTGTGGCCTGAACATCTTCGACATCCAAAACACAATGAGGATTGCCCAAGGAAACAGCACCACAAAGAAAGGTCTGCATCTTAGATTCAGCAGTATCAGTCTGTAACAAATAGGTTTTTTCAGCCCGCTTAGCATTAAAGGGGATCTTGCTTGGTTCGAGTATCGGAATGCCCATATTCACGGTCACATTACCGTCTCGCTCCAAACGTAGAGTGAGCTTGCCATTAGAGGTGCTGACTTTAATTTTCTGTTTATTGGTCAAGCCCTTATTACGCACAAAACGAGCGAAACAACGTGCACCATTACCACACTGCTCAACCTCCCCCCCATCGGCATTGAAAATACGATAGTGAAAATCAAGATCGGGATCGTAAGGAGGCTCCACCAGAAGCAACTGATCGAAACCTATACCAAAATGTCGATTGGCAAGGCGCTTGATCTGCTCCGGCGAAAAAAACACATTCTGTGTTACACCGTCGACCACCATAAAATCATTGCCTAAACCATGCATCTTAGTGAAATGGATCAAGTTAGGTATCCTTTAAATCGCTCTGTTCGCTACTCAGTAAACCCTGGTAATTTTTACCAAATAACCAAGCAGGAACATCATCAATAAATAATATAGACAGTTTACGGCAGGAGCTGTTCACCTTGCCATAGCTGAGTTACTTTTTCTCTCTCGCGAATAACATAAGCCTGCTCTCCATCGACCATCAACTCGGCGGCTCGAGGGCGTGAGTTGTAGTTAGATGACATGGTAAAACCATAGGCACCCGATGAGCGAACAGCCAAAAAATCACCTGCAGCTAAATTTAATTCTCTGTCTTTTCCTAAAAAATCACCGGTCTCGCACACTGGACCCACAATATCGTAATTTAAGGTTTCACCATCACGAGGATTAACGGGGATAATATTTTGCCAAGCACTGTAAAGCGCAGGACGAATAAGATCATTCATAGCACCATCAACCAAGGCAAAGTGTTTATCACCGTTACCTTTAAGATAAAGTACTTGAGTCACAAAGATACCCGCATTCGCGGCAATGGCGCGACCAGGTTCGAAGATAAGCTTAAGCTTTCGATCACCTAAACGTTCGATCAAGGCTGCTGCATATACAGCAGGCTGTGGCGGAGTCTCATCATCATAAGGCACACCTAAGCCACCACCCACATCGAAATGTTCAATATGAATGCCCTGCTCGGCGAGCCTGTCGATTAGCGCTAGCATACGGTCCATGGCATCGAGGAAAGGTTGGATCTCGGTCAGCTGGGAGCCAATATGACAATCGACACCTTTAACTTTTAAATTGGGTAACGCGGCGGCACGAGCAAAAATAGCCTCGGCTTGCTCCATAGCAATACCGAATTTGTTATCTTTAAGGCCCGTTGATATGTATGGGTGTGTGCCGGCATCGACATCGGGATTAATACGCAGGGAAACCGGTGCAAGTTTGCCTATACGGCCAGCAACTATATTTAACTGCTCAAGCTCGGCAGCCGATTCGACGTTAAAACAATGAATACCCAGATTGAGTGCCATCTCCATTTCGGCTGCGGTCTTGCCCACACCAGAAAATACCACTTTAGCAGGATCGCCTCCAGCTTGGATCACTCGCTGTAACTCACCACCGGAAACAATGTCGAAACCACTACCCAATCGCGCTAGCACGTTCAGGACGGCAATATTAGAGTTAGCTTTTACGGCGTAACAAATAAGATGAGGATGATCGGCTACCGCACGGTCAAATGCGTGCCAATGACGCTCTAACGTGGCACGAGAATAGATATACAAGGGAGTGCCATGGGTACGAGCCAAGTCTGCCACTGAGCAATCTTCAGCTAATAATTCATTATTTTTATAGAGAAAATGATCCAAGAGTCTATTCCTTATTGCTTTGTTTCTTTGGTTGCTGCTGTTCTTGTGTCTGGTTATCTTTTTTGTCTGGCGATTTATATAACGCCCCAGTTTGTCCGCAAGCAGTCACATAAAAACTGACAAACAATATCAGTGAACACAGTCTCATTTTTCTCAACATCAATCTTTCCATCTAATAGGGGATGAGTGCTATTTTAATCTTATCTGTTTTAGCCGCTTCGATCTCAGAACTTAGGTTCTCAAAGAGCATACTGATGTTGCAGAGTTCAGCTTTCTACGTCAAGTACATATAGGCCTAATACATATTAAACTGAATTTATTTTACTATAAGGGGCCCTAAGATGATTTTTGTAAAAAGTTATGGAGCATACCAATCTCGGTTGTTACTATGTAAATATTAAAATTTGCCCCATTAGAAGGACGAAAACAGATGGCAATGACAGACTCACAATTTCATCAACTTGCCGATGAGATGTTTCAATCGATAGATAACGCTATCGAGCTTGCTATCGATGAACAGGATGCCGACATAGATATCGATGCATCAGGGAATGTATTGCAGCTTGAGTTTGACGATGGCTCTAAGATCGTAATTAACAAGCAAGAACCTTTGCATCAAATCTGGTTGGCGACAAAATTTGGTGGTTATCATTTTTCCTACATTGAAGGCAAATGGCTTGATGAGCGCAATGGTAATGAATTTATGCCCTTCGTTATAGACTCTATTCTCAAGCAAGGCGGCATCAGCCTATCTCTATAAGCATTAAGATATCAGGTGAGAAATTATTAAAGGGAACCTGAGGTTCCCTTTAATTTATACCCGCTTAAAAGTCCATTTCGGCCTCTTCCATCGACACCCCAAAAGGGATCACCTGTAAGCGTCCATCGACCCTCATCAGGCGAAAAAATTGTGGTAAGTTGAACCTTTGTGTCGAGATATCTGGTTCTTCGAACGCATGATAATGGCTCACCTCACTCACCAACTCATCGACACTGGTGCCTTTTTGAATATAGTGATCTAACTCATTATTTTCATTTAGCACGAATACATCTAAATCCTCATCACTCTGACGTAAGAAATATTGAATCGCCCCCCTGGCTGCAAAGTCTTGAATCACTGCCGGGACCTTAGTAAAAGGTTCATTGCCTAAGTTCGGCCTAGGGAGCTCGATCAACATACTCTTGGTTAACTGCTGATAAAAAGCTTTAGCGTCTTTAAGATCCTGATACACCATGCCTTTACTATTAAAGAACAAGCCATACCGTACCTTAGCGACCTTGAGTGGATAGACTAATGTAGAAGAAGGTGACACTTTCCAGCTTAAATGCGCCACTCGACGCACCAGATTTCTCACCGTCTGTTCAAACTGATTTTTTAGCCTGGCCCCACCACTCACCACCTCAACATGCAAGTTTTCGGCTGAACGACGAATGCCAGGGGTAATGAAGGCTAAGACCTCTAAGATAGCGAGCTCTCCATGATAATGATGGCAGCGCCACTCCCCCCATGAATTAAGGCAGAGAAGATCAATAGACTCCAACATATTTTGCTCGGCTCGCCCTAAGGAAAATATATTGGCATTGAGATAATCAACCATGACCTCTTGGCCTTGCCACTGCGCCGTCGAATCACTGTTAAAATTGAGCATAAAAACTAACTTACGATATTGCCAAGGTTGATAGAGGTCCATCTTAGACACTCTTTTGGCAAGAGGCTTAAACACCTTGCGCAAACGCTGAGATGCCTTGATCAAACGAACCGATTTCCGCTCACTAGCGCCCAACTCATGCCAGCGAGTCATTTTTTCACTGACGCCATTCATCACAGCCCAAGCGAGTAACTTAGCGCGACTCTTAGACCGATATACATCTCTTTGACCTATGAAGGCTTTCCGGTTGGGAGGGCAGCAATATAGGCAATACTCTTGCAAATTATGACTATAGACAATCGTCAGGTCTTGCTCTGAGATCGAATTACTCCAAAGACGATTCAGACTGATAAGCTGCTCGGTATCGCTACTAAAATAAGTATGCAGTTTTCTGGTCAGCAGACCCAGCTCAGATAATTTCAAACTCTCACTCAGTTTATGAGTCGAAGCAAATTGCAATAGGGTTTGATAACTACCTAGCATCAACTCATTCAACTGCTCATTAAACCACTGCAATTGCCCACAGTGCCAATGTTCACAGTTATCTAGGGTCTCTAATAGACTCCCTGACCAGTGCCAAGTTTCAACTAGATGACTTAACTTGTGATAACGCCAGTCTTGCGCTTGTTCGGGCTCACTGAGTCGGATACCACACTTCAAATAAAAACATCGCCGCACTATC
This portion of the Shewanella violacea DSS12 genome encodes:
- a CDS encoding class I adenylate cyclase; its protein translation is MTLLDHEQNHIIETADRLNRVRQARALALLSPLKRDLLRLIPVLLHYHRAEYPGYNGPMTPSGIFEYGPSEQVLAACDTLGLIKPQVSQVMQPAIEGVYSMGSMSSFGQNPKSDIDVWLVHDRLLGKEECRLLEEKSGLLTTWFAQYGLEVNFYLVHPEQFSASAPEKTEPLRTIGNEHSGSAQHWLLLEEFYRSQICLAGKKVAWWPNAQDSQQLLFLGDVSQIPACEYFGASLWQLYKGLDKPHKALLKVLLLESYAAQYPNTEFISEKVWQHTIEGDFSSANDSYFLLYESIENYLIAKEDPRRLEIVRRCFYLKCGIRLSEPEQAQDWRYHKLSHLVETWHWSGSLLETLDNCEHWHCGQLQWFNEQLNELMLGSYQTLLQFASTHKLSESLKLSELGLLTRKLHTYFSSDTEQLISLNRLWSNSISEQDLTIVYSHNLQEYCLYCCPPNRKAFIGQRDVYRSKSRAKLLAWAVMNGVSEKMTRWHELGASERKSVRLIKASQRLRKVFKPLAKRVSKMDLYQPWQYRKLVFMLNFNSDSTAQWQGQEVMVDYLNANIFSLGRAEQNMLESIDLLCLNSWGEWRCHHYHGELAILEVLAFITPGIRRSAENLHVEVVSGGARLKNQFEQTVRNLVRRVAHLSWKVSPSSTLVYPLKVAKVRYGLFFNSKGMVYQDLKDAKAFYQQLTKSMLIELPRPNLGNEPFTKVPAVIQDFAARGAIQYFLRQSDEDLDVFVLNENNELDHYIQKGTSVDELVSEVSHYHAFEEPDISTQRFNLPQFFRLMRVDGRLQVIPFGVSMEEAEMDF
- the lysA gene encoding diaminopimelate decarboxylase; the protein is MDHFLYKNNELLAEDCSVADLARTHGTPLYIYSRATLERHWHAFDRAVADHPHLICYAVKANSNIAVLNVLARLGSGFDIVSGGELQRVIQAGGDPAKVVFSGVGKTAAEMEMALNLGIHCFNVESAAELEQLNIVAGRIGKLAPVSLRINPDVDAGTHPYISTGLKDNKFGIAMEQAEAIFARAAALPNLKVKGVDCHIGSQLTEIQPFLDAMDRMLALIDRLAEQGIHIEHFDVGGGLGVPYDDETPPQPAVYAAALIERLGDRKLKLIFEPGRAIAANAGIFVTQVLYLKGNGDKHFALVDGAMNDLIRPALYSAWQNIIPVNPRDGETLNYDIVGPVCETGDFLGKDRELNLAAGDFLAVRSSGAYGFTMSSNYNSRPRAAELMVDGEQAYVIREREKVTQLWQGEQLLP
- the cyaY gene encoding iron donor protein CyaY; amino-acid sequence: MAMTDSQFHQLADEMFQSIDNAIELAIDEQDADIDIDASGNVLQLEFDDGSKIVINKQEPLHQIWLATKFGGYHFSYIEGKWLDERNGNEFMPFVIDSILKQGGISLSL
- the dapF gene encoding diaminopimelate epimerase encodes the protein MIHFTKMHGLGNDFMVVDGVTQNVFFSPEQIKRLANRHFGIGFDQLLLVEPPYDPDLDFHYRIFNADGGEVEQCGNGARCFARFVRNKGLTNKQKIKVSTSNGKLTLRLERDGNVTVNMGIPILEPSKIPFNAKRAEKTYLLQTDTAESKMQTFLCGAVSLGNPHCVLDVEDVQATDVEGIGALLTQHERFPKGVNVGFMQVINSGHIKLRVYERGAAETLACGTGACAAAVVGQLQGKLDNRVRVDLPGGTLTINWEGEGKPLWMTGPAEHVYDGQIQT